Within Bdellovibrio bacteriovorus HD100, the genomic segment GTGATCAAAAATTCCCTTATTGATGGCTCAGTCACGGGTCAACTGCAGGTCAAAGGCCCGCCAACCAATCCGGTACTGCTGGGTAAAATCAGCATGGAAAGACGTTCCAAGATCATCTTTAAAGACAAAGTTTTTGATGTTCAAAGTGGCGTGATTGATTTCAATGATCCGGATGAAATCAATCCCAACCTGTACATTTCAGCCGCGTCCCGCATCAATGAATACGACATCACCCTGCTGGCGCAGGGACCGTCCAAAAGCCCGACCATCCTTTTGAACAGCGTCCCGCCGCTTTCAGAGCAGGACATTATTTCCCTGATTGCTTTGGGTGTTACGTCGTCGGCGATGGATCAGAACCTGCAATCCCGCCAGCAGGCAGAACAGCTGGGCGTGGAAATCGGCGGCGCGGTTTTGGCAAAACCAATCAACAAACAGCTTGAAAGCACCCTGGGCCTGAACCTGGCAGTGACGTCCCAGTACGATTCCACCCGCAACATCTCGGTTCCGAAGATCACCCTGAGCCGTCGCCTTTCAGAAAAAATGAAAGTGTCTGGCAGCCGTCCGGTGGGTGACACCCAGTCTTACGACATCAAACTGGAATACATCCTGAACAGCAACTTCACTGCCATCGGATCTTTCGAAACCCGTGGCACCGAGGAAAACACCAACGTGCAGTCCACGCAGCAGGAATCCCAAAGCATCTTTGGCCTGGATCTGGAATTCAAAAGGGAGTTTAAATGATCCGCACACCCCTTTTGAAACCAGCCTTGATTCTGGCCCTGTCTCTGGGACTTCCCGCCTGGGCGGTGAAGAAGAATCTGAATTACTCCCCCCTGCCACAGGAACTGCAGCAGGATCTGGAAAAAAGATTCCCCGACGCCAAAAAAGAACGCCTGAGTCAGGATCAGGTCGACGAAATTCTGCGCTTTATGCAGCAAAAGCCTCAACTGCAGCGCCTGCGCGTCTTTGATGACGGCAACGGCAGTCCGTGGCGCATGGACTTCCAGCTGACCCGTCGTATTTCCCAAGTTCAGTGGGAGGGCAATAAGACCATTTCGACTTCCGAAGCTGCCAGCCTGTTTGGCGTGAAGGCCGACGACGTCTTTGACCAGCAGACCCTGATTGAAGGCGGGGAAAAACTGCGCCAGGCCTATCGTGACATTGGTTTTTACAACGCCGTGATCGATATCGAAATGCCGCCGGAAAGTCCTGAGTCCGTTTCAATTCTGGTGCGCGTGAATGAAAACAAAAGAACCCGCGTTCACAATATCGTGCTGCAAAGCCCGAATGAGGATCTGAACAAACGCCTGATGAAAGAAATCGACGGCGCCCTGAATGATCCCTACACGGACTCAACTCTGTCCAAAATCCAGAAGGACGCCCGTGAATACCTGTCCCAGAACCGCTATATCCGCGCGGATCTGGTGGGGCCGACGGCGGATTTCAATGCCGACGAATCCCAGGTGACCTTGACCTATCGACTGGAAAAGACTGAAAAGTACAACTTTGACTATCAGGGGGTGCGTTTCTTAGCGATCCGCGGAATCGAAAACGCCCTGGATCTGGACAACTATTATTCCGCCAGCCCGTCGGTCAGCGCCGAGTTGGCCGCCAAGATTCGCAGCTATTATCTTTCCAAGGGTTACGCCCGCGCCGAAGTCAAAGCGGATGAATCCGAACTGCGTAATTTCCAGCGCAAGGTGACCTTCCACATCGATGAAGGCCCGCAAGTGAAGGTGCAAAAATACAACCTCACGGGCCGCTATAGCAAAAAAGACAGCTACTATATCAACTTTATCGAAGAGCACAGCTCGGCCATCGTTGACAGCGGCTATTACAACAAGGACGACATTGACGCCGGCCTAAAGAATCTGATTCTGGAACTGCAAAACAACGGTTACCTGCAAGCCAAGATTCTTTCCACCCGCACGCAGTACAACAAGGAACGTGACGCCGTCACGATTTACATCAATCTGGATGAAGGCCCCCTGACCGTAGTGGAGTCCGTCACCTTTACCGGCAATCAGGCCTTCACACCGGAAGAGCTTTTGAAGGTCACTCGCCTGCGCCCGGGGCCTCTGAAGCTGGGACAAATCGAAGAGGCCGTGGCCCGTCTGAAAAACCATTACCGCGAGCAGGGCTATATTGAAATGCTGCTGTTGAATGAGCGCGCGGATCTGGTGACCTATGATGAAACCAACACCAAAGCCACCCTGAATTTCAAAATCTTTGAAGGCCCGCAGGTGCGCGTGGCCTCTATCATTCTGGAAGGCAACACCTTTACTACCGACTATGTGATCCACAAAGAACTTGAGTTCGACAAGGGTGATCTGCTGACGCCTTCAAATCTGGAGGAATCCGTCGCACGTCTTCAAAGAACCGGCTTCTTTGGCTCAGTTGAAATCCGCACGCTCGAGGAAAAAACCAACGTCGCCAACCGCACGGTGCTGGTGAAAGTCACCGAACGGGATCCCGGGGTCTTCAATTTTGGCGTGGGCGCAACCAATGAAAGAACCCTGACATTGCGCGGATACACCGGGATTGCCTATCGCAACCTGTGGGGCACGGGCCGCGGGATTTCCCTGCGCCTGGAAGGAAACTACAACGTCGCTGACATCAAATACCTGGAAAGTCGCGTGGTCCTTGGCTATCTGGAGCCTTATATTTTCAATTCCCGCGTGCGTGGCCGTATCAACGTCACCCGCTCCAGCACCGTGACCGATTACGACATCAAGCAGGTGTCGGATGTGCGCTCGACCACCTACTCTCTGGAAAAAGATTTCACGTCGCGCATCCTGGGAATCTGGGATCTGTGGTCCTTGGCAACCATCCGCGACTTCGGTTTGGATGACTCTTATCCATACGATACGCTGGAGCAAAACATCGCCACCACCGGCCCGCAACTGGATCTGGATTTCCGCGACAATCCGTTCAATCCG encodes:
- a CDS encoding outer membrane protein assembly factor: MIRTPLLKPALILALSLGLPAWAVKKNLNYSPLPQELQQDLEKRFPDAKKERLSQDQVDEILRFMQQKPQLQRLRVFDDGNGSPWRMDFQLTRRISQVQWEGNKTISTSEAASLFGVKADDVFDQQTLIEGGEKLRQAYRDIGFYNAVIDIEMPPESPESVSILVRVNENKRTRVHNIVLQSPNEDLNKRLMKEIDGALNDPYTDSTLSKIQKDAREYLSQNRYIRADLVGPTADFNADESQVTLTYRLEKTEKYNFDYQGVRFLAIRGIENALDLDNYYSASPSVSAELAAKIRSYYLSKGYARAEVKADESELRNFQRKVTFHIDEGPQVKVQKYNLTGRYSKKDSYYINFIEEHSSAIVDSGYYNKDDIDAGLKNLILELQNNGYLQAKILSTRTQYNKERDAVTIYINLDEGPLTVVESVTFTGNQAFTPEELLKVTRLRPGPLKLGQIEEAVARLKNHYREQGYIEMLLLNERADLVTYDETNTKATLNFKIFEGPQVRVASIILEGNTFTTDYVIHKELEFDKGDLLTPSNLEESVARLQRTGFFGSVEIRTLEEKTNVANRTVLVKVTERDPGVFNFGVGATNERTLTLRGYTGIAYRNLWGTGRGISLRLEGNYNVADIKYLESRVVLGYLEPYIFNSRVRGRINVTRSSTVTDYDIKQVSDVRSTTYSLEKDFTSRILGIWDLWSLATIRDFGLDDSYPYDTLEQNIATTGPQLDLDFRDNPFNPTRGTFTRWNAEFSTPEIGSSPTIEYWRSTLSFTHYWTVGSLSKQPVVWANQVRGGYLKNLSKDGGVPWDKKGFTLGGQSTVRGYEAGTQEVFPNRQDLGLSDTDPTYYLTTDSTMYLIKSELRFPVWESLGGALFYDGGSVKIHDLHFTDPYRDSTGFGIRYNTPVGPLSLEWAWKLDARPGEEPWRFHLSIGTF